In Telopea speciosissima isolate NSW1024214 ecotype Mountain lineage chromosome 10, Tspe_v1, whole genome shotgun sequence, the DNA window tGTGATAGTGTAgatcccttttttcttttttaaccaTAAATTGTCATTCAAGACCaaaggaaaagggggggggggaatgaagAAAGAGTGATGGTGTTTGGAGTTAAGGGGAATGAGGAGCTCAAAACTGTATTCTAGGAGTATACATACAGTATCCACTACCCAGCAGCAGAATTACACAATTTTGCTCCTACATGGTACACTGAGTTGCTGAAGTATATTGTATCATTGCATGTGTGCAGTTGCTCCGATCATTGGATGTGTTggaaaaaagaaggataaagtaaggaatgatcgtattagagttgacttgggagttgcttCGATCAATTACAatctccgagagagtcgtttgaggtggtatggtcttgttcaacagaggcctagggACGTTTTAGTAAGGAGTAGTGatttgattctgattgaaggatctaaaagGTGAGGGGCAttcctaaaatgaccataggagaagttgtgaggaaggacatgcatagtctaggtcttgtaccaggtatgacctcggatagagcctattggagggcaaggatccatgtagcagaccctatttagctgagattctcctgacttgccaggctgtgcctctttcctcctaCTTTTATCTAtcacttttccttttgtttttacatcattcatttgtcatttcccaattttcacttctcatctcatttcctttccctctttttctatctcttcattcccttatTTTGTCTAGTCCTCAATTTTGCCTACTTTgattgtttggatccatgtagccaaccccattaagttgggataaggctgagtttcttattgttgttgcatgtGTGCAGTTGCATATCCGTATTTTTTTTATCCATAAAATTTATATATACAGACTCAATCAATTAAAAATTTTCTCTCATATCATGTAAATATCTTAGCAAGGATTCAAACAAAGCATTTGGCAAAAATTTTCTGCTGGCTTCCAATTTGACACAACCTTGCAATTTTCTGCGGCGTCCTTTGTCCAGGTTTAGTTTTTTAAATGAAAGCGAAAACTCATTATTGTTAAACCAAACACTCCCTTGCAACACCCCCTCCGtttgggggaagggggggggggagattggTTGAATAAATTGTTCGCTTGGGTCAAGAATTACCACACCTATTTTTAGGTATGGATGTGCAAATATCTCTAAGATTTTATAAGGCTTCTAAAACCACTCCTGCATATGGTGCATTGATATTTAGTACCTCTGctgtttatttttgttaggtGTATCACCAAGACGAACTCTATCTTAACTGGCTTTGAAATGAAAGGTGAATATTATGCTGCCATATTTTATCCTTGTTAATGAGCTTGTAGAATTGAGATAATTAGGTGGTTATTTTGTTCTCGACAAGGTGATCTTGTATATTTGATATACTTGCTTCTACCACCTTGTTTAGTATAAATTTTGAAGTTATTTTGCTGATTCTTTTCACAGGTATGTTTTGCACTCAGATCACATGAAGAAGTTCTTTGATTATATACAGCTTCCTAATTTTGACATAGCGTCGGATGCTTCAGCAACTTTTAAGGTTCAGTATGCGAGAAACTTCTCCTTTAACTTAGAATAGGGAcgtgtctctctttctctcctcctgaGCTCCTTTTACACCACCCGTCTATGAATCTGTTACGCATTGCTTTTATCTGTTAGTTTTTCCTTTCACAATTAGTGTTCTTGGGACAGAAGTTACTCATTTAATCTTAAAACATTGTGCATATGTTTTGTTTAGAATAGTATTTGAGCTAAAGCCATCCTTTGTTTAGCATAATTATTTGGGCACTTAAGCGCAATAAGACTAAAATGGTTTGGATGTTAAGACCTGCTAGTTTTTAATGGCTAAATATTATTGTTTAGTTAAACTTGGATTCTGCCTTCGAAATTTATCCTTGACCTGGGTTGGCTCAGTTGTATTAACTTTAGACAGGCACACCAACATCCTCCCTTTCCATGGACTAACCCATATCTGGActtcaaaatcattttcaaagtTTTCTGGAATGATTGCGCATTAGAATGCCATGGTTGCCTAGCTTACTGACTCAACAACACTGTGAGGGGTGATGACGTAAAGATCAGAATCCCCTTGCTGTTTTATTAAACATGGTTATGTCTAGACTTTTTTCATTTGGATAAGTAATATAAatttattagaaaaataaagaaaaatcatGCACAAGCAAAAGGCAGCGAAAACCCCAACAGAGGGCAAGCAACCCAAGACCCCAGCCACTTAGGTCCCGGGATGGACCACAACACGGCTAATCCAGGGACAGCCCCCTAAGCAGCCAAACAACAAAAGCAAAACCAATGAGAGAAACAAAATTTGTCTGGTTGTGTCCAGACTTGTCCTAGAAGTAGTACCACATTATCTGTTTTTTGGTTCAGTCCAATTTTGTCGAGTTTGTGAGGTTTATCCCTCATtccaacagcagcaacaactcagccttatcccaactaaatgggattggcGATTTGTCCCTCATGCCCTTTCTTCTAAATCTTTCATCACATCGTTATGGCGTTGTGGATATATTGGTTTCGtccaacaacaactcagccttatcccaactaaatggggtcggcgaTTTATCCCTCATTCCCTTTAGTCTAAATCTATCATCACATCTTTATGGTGTTGTGGATATATTGGTTTCACTCACCCAATTTACTGGAGCAGTTACATTCATTTTGCGCATGTGACTCACAAATATTGCTTGGTCAaactaaagttgggttaggaaTTTCAGATTGGCTAATCAGGTGTAGAACCCCTACTTGCGAATTTGAAAATTTAAGGTCTTCAGTCTTCTTACATTTCAATGATTGCTGAAAGTGGGTCTGAAAAATGGGTGCACATGAAGCAGGGGAATTGCTGCAGAACCTAATTTGATCTTCCTTGGCTTTATTATGGGTTCTGCCAAAATAGCCTCTAAGAGTCATTGTGGTGTATGTTTTACTGCTTTTTTCTTGTTAAAATGTCTCCTTTTAGTATACCAATATCAGTTCTGAGAAGGGGCTTTAAGCTATGAGTCTACAAACTTGGACAACTATTTATGGAAGCTGAAAGCTATGGTCATGTGCTTGTAATTATCTATCCACTCTCATCATACTTGAGAGTGCCAAAACAAGACAAAAGGAATTAAGCTAATGCTATATGGAAGCTGAAAGCTGTGGTCATGTGCTTGTAATTATCTATCCACTCCCATCTTACTTGGGAGggccaaaacaaaacaaaaggaattaTGCTAATGCTACTGTCGTGCTTTATTGCAGGAGCTTCTGACGAGGCACAAGTCTACCGTGGCTGAATTTCTTACTAAAAATTATGACTGGGTAAGTATGAGATAAGATTCAATTTTATATGCTTAATTGTTTGTGTCAGTGGGGGTTGTTTTGTTTGTGACTTGTTTTGCTTAGGATTGTTTTTTTCATCAGATAAGTTATGGAACTTTCACTGTGTTAATGCTTGGTACTGGTCAATCTCTATATTCCTTTATGTTACTAAATTTTGTTGGCATCACCTAGGGGATCATTTAGATTGTTTTGAAAGCTCCCTCAAATATAGAGTACCATTCATCATTTTCATATGATGCAAGTACAGCACTTTCTTGACTCTTGAGAGTAAACTATGCCCCTGAGGGGCTATATGTTCGTCCCCATAGAATGGTATACTGGTATTGAATGGTTTTAATAGTAAGGGCTATATGAAAATTCTACACCCCCAAtgtggttttaattttttaatagttGGGGGAATGTGAAAATGATTTTATGGAATTAGTCTACATTATGAGGACACATGGTTATGTGCACCCCTCCCTTTATTTGCTTTACTGTTTGTACCAATGTTAATTTGGTGTGGTAAATCACTTGATGATTATTTACTACCAACTGACCCTGGTTTCTGAAAGTCCAACTTCTACATTATGTTTCATCAATTATTGTCCGAGTGGCCTGACCAAAGAATTTGTGAATGTGATACATAGTTACATACTAATCTTGCAGTTACTTGTGTTGACATTTTTGATATTTAATTCTTGTCTTCGGGGTGGATTTTAGTTGTTTAGATGTTGACTGATTATAGTTCACGATGCTTTCTTATCACATTTTTCTGGTTCCAGTTTTTTGCAGAGTATAATTCAAAACTTCTTGAGTCCTCCAATTACATCACCAGACGACAAGCTGTCAAGGTTCTCAAGacttaattttgttttattttattttcttaaccTTTATAGTGGATAATTACTAGTGCTAGTATATATAtgtttcaacaacaacaacttagcttgatcccaacttaatggggtcggctagtATATATATGTTTATGTTGTTAAATTCTTGCCATTTTCAAGATATACTTGTAACTGTGATTGCTGTTGTTGCAGTGTAATATTCGCAAGTGAttattttgttgtttgttttttaGTTTGGTCTATTAAACGCACAGTTATCAAGGCaggaaggcgaccatggtgGTTTAGAGGGGCAAAAAGCAAGGCGGCACTGCCATGGTGtctgcctaggcgtccaaggcgaccaaggagcctgaaCGCcctggcgacgccttgataactatgatttaAACTTACCTAAACTTGTGGAGTTGGTGGTTTTTGCAAATGTCTTTTTGCTTACTGCTTGTACTTATGTTTTTCAGTTGCTTGGAGACATGCTGCTTGATCGTTCCAATTCTGCTGTTATGATGCGATATGTGAGCTCAAAGGACAACTTAAGGATCCTAATGAATCTTCTCAGGGTATGTTATTGCTTCAGTTTCATCTGTCTTAAAAGTGGAAAACCTACTAAATTTCAGACACTTGATACTTTTAATACCTAGATATAGTCTGACAAAATAAAACGACTGATAATAACCTAATGGATTCGACACTAACACTAACTAGATCACCATTAATGAGATTAACTCTAGATAAACTACTTGCCTAAATTACTTAATCCCCAAGACTAAGAGGTCCCCACATACTAGAACATTAAATTAAAAGACTAAATTCGTGTAGCTCCTATGGACCTAAAATTTGGCCTTGTAATGTAGCTCATTACAAATATAAACACTCAAAGCAAAAGCCCATAACCAAATACTATCAAAACAGGCCCGAATGTTGCACCGTTATTGCATTATTCCCCCTGGTCCAAGAAAGGAATAGGAGAGTTTGGAAGAGTGTCTCGTGCTCTACACCACCATCACAAACCAGGTTCAGAAGATAAAGCATTTATGGTGCTTCTTCGTCTTGAAATATGTTGGGAGTAACAAGCTCTATTGGAGGTATTTTCATAATAGTAGTGTTTTTGCCTCCTTGTAATCCATGGtcacatcttttttttcttgtacaATCGGGGCTGTATCCTTGTCATCACTTCTTGTTCTTTCCCAATAGGCTTAAGAATTTCATTGTGGACAGCAAGCTCTTCTTTAGGGACTATTTCTTTTGGCTTTGAGTATCCTTCATTAACCAGTCCTTGGAGAGCTAATATCTGTCGTATGTGAGAAGGCTTTAGGGTGGACAAATTTCTACCACGATCAATTACACCCTTTTGCGCCTTTCAACCACGATCGACCAACATTAATGATGCATTTGGAAGAATCAAACATCTTGTAACAAACACCATTAAGTATtgagaaattgaaaattgaaaattcgATAAAGACATCACTTTCAAATTCAATGATGATCTTATTTGTTTAAGATAACAGCTCCACCACTAATGCAACATTGGTTGTGGAACCCTAAATTTGAGTTGTTGTGGGCCCACAACTGACAAATAACTCAAATTGAATGAGTAGTGGCAGTTTTGTAAATTTTCAGAATAATTAGGACCCTTAGGAATAGATAAATAGGAATTGGGACCAAACGGTAATTAAAATTTGAAGGGGTCTTTGAAGAATTTAAAACTAGAATGAAACAAAATCAAGAACAAATTCTGTAATAAGGGGCTTTCTTAAATAATAAACAACAACTGTCCTTGTAAATGAGAAAAGTATGCTTCTTCACCACGATAAAACTGAAACATTGGTGAACTCAGTCAATTTCAGGTGAGAGTTATCCCTTATGTGAACTCCGATCAAAGTGAAATATCAGGATGAAGTGCCTAACTTACAGGACTATTCATTCCAACCAACAATCACTTAAAACAGCAATTAGAGAAGGTAACAAAATTCCTGGAAACAAAACTTGGCGAAACCAGCAGAACCAGGTTTGATAACTGGTTTCGATTTCCCAGCAGAAGGTGATTTGGGGGACAAGCATCTAGGGTTTGGGTCGCCCCAAGAGGGTGAGTTAACTCCCAAAATCTCAAGCTTATTGGGCTTGTAACCAGGGAGTTTGATCACAATGTTGGGGTCTGCAAGTACCGCCCAGAAACAGGGATTGAGAACAAATCTTTAATATTGAAacagaaaggaaaaaacaaaatgaagaatGGTGGAGGCTGGAGGCATAAGAAGAAAATAGACTTGACAGAAATTTAGAGGGAGGAAACAGAACTAGGAGGAAAGATTAATCATGATAAAGAGAGGGAAGGATATCTTGTACAGCAGAGCAGCACTCTAAACTCAGAAaaattttctattcattcaacTGAAATCTATATATTGATCTGTGAAAGCAAGAGTCCTATTCGTACTCTAAACAGGAGGAAGAGTTTGAAACAAAGTAAACTCCATGATTGCTAAacataattaaaatattaattgtCAATTTATATAAATAACCAAACAACTAGAAAAAATCTAAATATCCCTAGTAGACCTAAAGCCAGGTTTGGACCTGGTTCTTCTTGGTCTGGGTCTCCAGACTGGGTCAAGCCGGTCCAGCCATGGAAGTGCCATTGCATCAACTATGGACTGCGAAATAAATTTTCGTCTATGAATAAGCAACAGTTATTCATTAGGCATACGGACCCTAGTCTTAAAAACAGAGTTATCCATGGCCAGGTTAAGCTCTGATACTAAGTTGATGCAGACCAAGTTAGATTCCAGATTAGGAATCAAAGACTAGATCGGTTGCTCCACAGGCCCAAATCTGAATTATTTCCTTGATAAATCAGGGTTAAAAAGGCTTGCTGTTCGTTGATTTTGGGAGCCTGCAAAAGGTAAGTaagagagaataaagaaaataagaaagagaggagatagGGGATGTTATGGGACTAAATAGTAcccatgaacagtaacttttaATAACAGAGAAGAGAGGGGCAGGAGAGAAGAGCCCTCTGCTCAAACTTTCTCAAATAAACCCTTATACGGCTGTGTAATTGGAGAAGGGTTACATCCCTAAATAAATAACTTAAAATTATACTTTTAACACATAGATATAGACGAACAAAATTAAACAACTAACATTATGGACTTGAACACTAAACACTAACTAGTTTAGCATTAATAAGACTAAGAGGATCCCACATATTAGAATACTAAATTGAAAGACTAAATTCGTGTACCCCTATAGATATAAAATTTGGATCTTATATTTGAGCCctataacaaataaaaacactTAAAGCAAAAGCCTATAACCAAATAACTATCAAAACTGGCCCTAATGTTGCACCGTAATTGCATTATTCACTCTCAGATGAGCAGTACTAGGGAGATGGCCTTCAATTCCTTGGCCATCTTTTAACCAGCTAGGGCTGCCGTGTTTCTGTTCATAGCTTGATGGGTGGTCAAGAGTTGAGGTCTATTTAGATTTGGTGATAGCTTATAACGGAGTTCTTCTCATTATAGTTTTGCAATACCATATCCGAGGATTTGTTGAACTATAAACAATTTTGTCAGATTGTTGTTTAAAAATATTACTTCAGCTTGATAATTTAACTACTATATGCACTTCATACTTAGTTTTCCTTTCTTAAGGATTGAGATTGATAGGCTATCTTTGCAGGAATCAAGTAAAAATATCCAGCTAGAAGCATTTCATGTCTTCAAGGTATTTgtcactctttttctttccccccccACCCAAATGTATGGGTGATTGAAAAAATCGAAATAATCACCCTTTAGTATCCACATGGACTTCATTTATTCAAAGTATTAATTAATCTTTCTTTCTgttgttattttattgttaATTTATCTTCTTGTTATGTAAATCTCTTTTCCCTGTGGTATTCACAGCTGTTTGCCGCCAATCAAAACAAGACTCCTGAGATCGCCACCATACTAATGGCAAATAGAAACAAGCTCCTACGGTTCTTTGCGGACTTTAAGATGGATAAAGGTTAGAGTCTCACAATTTTCTCAGATGGTCTTTCAATCTTTTGCATTTCAGATTGTGCGTATTCAATTATAACAATTCAAATTGAGTTTACTTTTATTGCAGAGGATGAACAATTTGAGGCAGACAAAGCTCAAGTTGTGAAAGAAATTGTCGCCCTTGGACATTGAGATCGGCAGTAAGCAGCTGTGGACTATTTTGTAATTCCGTTTTATTTAAatgtaaattttgaatttgtttgTGAATTCTATCCTTGTTAGTGCTTTGTGTTGAACTTGGTGACTTGACTTGCATTCAATCTTTTCGTTCTCCCTTGAAGTACAaacttgaaaataaatttactgCATCGTAGAATTCGAAGTAAATACATCTGTAAAGCCTTCCGATGTCCCAACTACAGATGCCTATTTGCTAGATCCATCATCCATAGCAGTTATACCAATGAAATGGTGCCAGTGTTGGGAAaatgggtttgatattttgtgGACAGGTTTACAGTAGTGCTCGGGCTACTGAgaggatgcatgccaatacatgggagAGGTGTAAGTTTGAGATGTCTTAATGTAGGTCATTtctttttgaaaacctttttatgCCTTGAATATAAAGAACTGTTGGGAATAAAAGAAGTGGTGATTAGAATGTGTCAAGttataaatacacctatagaaaTGTCATTTAGACAGTCACTCTTTTAATATATGTAACAGTTGCGATTGTTACATCATCCTTCCATATGGCATAACTGGTCCATAGTTTAGCTAGTCTTTTAAGTCTTTAACAGTTAAGACTGCAaactttggttgtgtttgtagGATCCATCTGGTTTCAACTGGGACAAAGATGAAGTTTCAGATTTCCTCTTCCAAGataagatttatttattttttaatctcatGTGGACAAATTTGGCTTCTATATTGGCTCAGTATTATTATTCTTCTTGTTAAATGGGTGGGGTTGGGGGACCTTTAGAGGCTTCTTTTTGGTTCTAATGATCAAGAGGAAAGCAGCGAGATCTTTGAATTTGCAATTCTTGAGCAGAAGTTTGTATATGGTCCCCCTCCCTTATAGTCCCCTCAATGTTCCATCTTCCTTGCCTCTTATACCTAGTATTACTACTCTCCAATGACCATGGATCTTCTCCAATCACTTGAAAATACTAGCGAACAAAGTTTACATTGATATCTTTATAGATGCTTTTCCCTGATTTGATATGATAGGGTTAGGGTGACCAATGCCTAATAAATTTGGTCGGTCACCTTTCTTGATCCAGATCCAAATCCAACTGTTCATGCAAGTTTGTTAATAACAACTTTACATGTCTCTGAACCCTCCAAAAAATCTTATGTCATCTGGCTGATGAGAAGAGCTTTGGTTCTTATCGGTGACCCTCGAGCATGAAAGAGGGTAATTTTCACCACTTTTTGTTCATTTATGCCACGCCAACATAGCTGTCATAGTAAGAAGCAGGCGAAGCTGCAAAGGAAATCCCTGTAACCGAAGTCAGTGAAAAAagaatgggcaagagatctctatttggtcgcatggtctctacgcaagcgtttgggccaatgggtgagcacacttgggtatctacccagggggcaaaGCCGTTATCTCACgatgccctgtgagagggcataggaaacacgaGCAAGTAGAGGTATTTTTCCCCAAAGGAAGTTATAACTTTGTGTTTTTGACTCTTGTGtatcaaaactttgaagaagataAAATCTTATTATTTCACACGTGTACTTGAAAACATGTAATACAGTAAACTCTTCAGAATGATAATGGTAAACCAATTTTAaactattttgaattttttgggaGACTGTTTTCTGTGTCGCAATGTAGGCTGCGGCCAGGCACATGgtcctgccactcaggggggtagggtggtcattgcacccacccccatgtgcctgggcacaacTTGCGCTgcgccccaatttttttttacattttgagACAATAAGGCGTGTAGATCCTCCCCTTACTAGCAGCTTGGGAAACCCTCTCTCTTACATTTTACACATGACATGGAGTTAAAGAACATAGACAAGGGTCAAAGGCCAATCAAAGTATAACTAGTTTGTCCAGTTCGGTAGTGACCAGGGCTTTAAGAATCGGCGCATTGGATCGTAAATCACCGATTCATTGCCCCAATCTCTGATGAATTGATACAGTTGATTCTTGAATAGAAACATGAACCATTAGTTGTGTCCTAGTCTGAATGATCCAGTCAATGACATGTGAGATCGGGTTAATTTTCACTCATTGGTTTTGAATATCGTATGTCtataccttgtgtttatcatgttCTCTATCTGTTTAATGTATCttgatttcttttgtttggcgttgggtgcggatgaatgaatagccttctttgtacctaaaaaataaaaaaaaataaaaaaaaatacaatcatTAGAATATTTCTCGGATCTACCCGCCCCGCCGTCATTAGTCACCACGTCTTAAAATCCTGCCAGTGACCTTTGAAACCTTAACAGCAAATTTTAAACTTTCGCGCTCCCTGTGAAGGAAGATCACTGGAGATTCTTGAGGTGTTCTTGCAACTTTACGTGAAGTGCTTCCCAATTCGCTCATTCTCTACCATACTTCTCACCCTGACGCCCGATTCAGAAAGAAGACCTTGGGCCTCGGCCCTGCTTTTTTCGTCCTTTCTTTCTGATATACTCTCCTACTAACTGAAACAAACAACGGAAGCCAGACTCAAAGCGGCAATATGGATGGTTCAAACGGTACGGATTCTGAGAttatcttctcctctttctcgtTTCGTTAATTACTTCCCAGTTTCTATTGAATTATGTGCtcaaatttgttttctttttacatGAACAGATTCCCTCGAGGAGTTCCTTGTCATTGCGGTTGGTGCAACGAAGAGAGCCGGAGAGGTGTTCTCGAAAACATTGTTTCTTATATTACTCCCCACTTTTTCGTTTAATGAATGCACCAAGTTTCTCATATAAAACCTCAAATCTTGCCCTTCTTTTTCCTGGGTTTTTCAGATAATTCGAAGAAGATTTTATGAGACGAAGCGCGAGTGGAGTATAAAGGCCAGGTATCTTTCTGCCTTTAGAAATACCATTTGGGTTTCTTCGGCCATTTCCATTGCTCAAGAGAAAAAAGTTTACATTAATAGTAAAAGTTGAAGCGACTGAGCTTATGTGCGTTTATGAGTTACCACGAATCCCTCTTGTATTTCTAAAATTAGGAGGTGGGGGAATAAAGATTTCTAAAATCAAATTATCTCACgcattttcaattttcttttcctttccaatAAATGCGAATTTCATTCCACTAAGGTGAACCTAAGAGAGTTAGCTGTGGAATCCTGCGCCACAGAGGAAAAGAGCAGTATGCagatttaaaaattttctatttCCAATGTAGGTGGATCTGGTCACGGAAACGGATAAGGTTTGCGAGGATCTCATATTTAATCATCTTAAGCAGCATTTCCCCGAGCATAAGGCAACCAATTTCATTTAAGggaaaaatttttaaaagtttGAATCTTTTTAGAGTATTGGTCTTTGCATTCTGGATTGTTTGTGTTTTCTTGAATATAACTgtgttttatctttcttttctctctattttcttgatttttgtaGTTCATTGGAGAAGAGACAACTGCTGCGTGTGGTAGCACAGAACTGACCGATCAGCCGACTTGGATTGTTGACCCACTTAATGGGACAACTAATTTTGTTCATGGGTAAACTATGAATTCTTCTGTTTTGGGTCATCCTTCTTCCTTACTTTTTTCTGTTATCATTTAACTGATGTTGTTTCATTGGTTTAATTCCATGAAAGTTTCCCTTTGTTTGTGTGTCTATTGGTCTCACAATTGGGAAGGTTCCTACTGTTGGTGTTGTTTACAATCCAATAATGGAGGAGGTGAGTCTGCATTCTTGGTGGCCTTTCATCCATCAATGCCATAGTATTCAGGGATCAGGACTGACAGGACAGTGTGTATTTGAGGAACTCATTTGATGGGCCATCATTCCAGTCTTAATAAAACCTAGGAATGTAATTCTGGGGGCAAAAGTGTGAAGGGTTTTATGTTCTATGTCATTTCACTGCTGCCTGCCAAGGTTTTGGAAATTGAATTCTCATTAGGTTGAACGTATTGTCTCTGAGAAGTCAATTATTTGTCTTCTCTGCATTTTATTCAGGAGATTCAAGAGGGTTTATTGATTCATTTAAATGTGTTACTTTTGATGTGTAGCTTTTTACTGGTATTTGTGGGAAAGGTGCTTTTCTAAACGGGACTCCTATAAAAGGTGAACGTAATCCCTTCATGTCCAGCATATTTCTCCATGACCACAAATCCTGCTATATGTCCTAACTGCACTGTGCTAACACTTGAAACCTGCAGTGTCAACACAAACTGAACTGGTGAAGTCGCTCCTTGCAACAGAAGTATGTGAATCTACAATGAACAGCTTAAGTGATAAAAAATTATAGGAACTGTGATAATTTGCACAAGTAATTCCTATGCCACATATGTGACTGCTTCTACTACATATTAGACGAATTTCCATTAGTCTAACTTTGTGGGCAAACTGGGGTTAGTTTGTCTCTGTAAGCTTTTTTGTTTTAACCACTGAAATACAATTATATTTAGTTTACTGGTTCCTGCTTTGTAGGTTGACCTGTCCATTTGCTAACTCCAATCTCCTTGCGTTGTTACTGAAATAGTGTCGAAAGCATTAATGACCTATTAATCTCAATTGTTAAAATTGTGTGTTGCtgacaaatattttttttattcatttaaatGACTTCCACTTCCAGATGGCTTCTAGGCTTATTCAGTTTTATGTTACAATATTAGTTAACAGTTGTAACCGTTTGAAGCAGTTCATTTTGCCATTCCAATTCTGCAGCGAATGGTTGGATTGGTCAGGGCAGACCATAAAGAGGACACTAGGATTTGTAGTTGAATTTTTTCCTTATGGGCTTTATGCTACTTGTATTGAATCATCAATATACGAGAGTGTTGGTAGATGCCGATAGCGAACCAACTCTAATCCCAGTTCCATAATACCAAACTCCACCCACAAGTTTTGAAtgatgataatgccctcccctacttttgaaagattctatcaaccgtacctaAGTGGCTAACGGTGTTAAAATAGCAGTTCAAAAGATGATATTACCCTTTAATTATCTAACCTCatatttttattccttcttcgtcttctggtttttttacctttttttttttttttttttttttctttcaacacagatctcttcttcttctgccagcaccaccatcatcgccaccactgcTGCCGCAGATCCTCTTGACA includes these proteins:
- the LOC122644154 gene encoding putative MO25-like protein At5g47540, whose translation is MKGIFKSKPRTPAELVRQTRELLILADRDGIPREDKRQEKMAELSKLIRELKSILYGNSESEPVTEACVQLTQEFFRENTLRLLIICLPKLTLESRKDASQVVANLQRQQVQSRLIASDYLEANKDLLDLLISGYEDTDLALHYGAMLRECIRHQSIARYVLHSDHMKKFFDYIQLPNFDIASDASATFKELLTRHKSTVAEFLTKNYDWFFAEYNSKLLESSNYITRRQAVKLLGDMLLDRSNSAVMMRYVSSKDNLRILMNLLRESSKNIQLEAFHVFKLFAANQNKTPEIATILMANRNKLLRFFADFKMDKEDEQFEADKAQVVKEIVALGH
- the LOC122643662 gene encoding inositol monophosphatase 3-like, with the protein product MDGSNDSLEEFLVIAVGATKRAGEVDLVTETDKVCEDLIFNHLKQHFPEHKFIGEETTAACGSTELTDQPTWIVDPLNGTTNFVHGFPFVCVSIGLTIGKVPTVGVVYNPIMEELFTGICGKGAFLNGTPIKVSTQTELVKSLLATEVGKMCDKFIVNSPTKIINTLLFKVKSLLQMEHIGTSIRCRSLACIVIFFQIIRCDRFGRVVPVH